The Henckelia pumila isolate YLH828 chromosome 2, ASM3356847v2, whole genome shotgun sequence genome includes a window with the following:
- the LOC140877657 gene encoding protein FAR1-RELATED SEQUENCE 5-like yields the protein MENEAETNIREDDNTCSVDITGSLIGLTRKTIDNIYQLYSNHSRAIGFSFCKSTTRYSSNQEVVVEKYFVCSCCGSKKLEDSNPDSNGGSVEKRGKRSCLTRTRCKASLRGKLNEEGLYEVLSHLKIHNHAFTRIEWSHHHRSERRISNAKDKAIEDMLSSGMRPIDSYRYMVHEAGGEKDVDHTLTDHLNFVNCWKMNAIEGGVRKK from the exons ATGGAGAATGAAGCTGAAACTAATATTCGGGAag ATGACAACACATGTTCTGTTGACATAACCGGATCTCTGATTGGTTTGACGAGAAAAACAATTGATAATATATATCAATTGTACTCTAACCATTCAAGGGCTATTGGTTTTAGTTTTTGCAAATCAACTACTAGGTACTCTAGCAATCAAGAAGTTGTGGTAGAGAAATATTTTGTCTGTTCTTGTTGTGGATCGAAGAAATTAGAAGATTCAAATCCAGACTCAAATGGTGGATCAGTGGAAAAGAGAGGAAAAAGATCTTGTTTGACACGAACAAGATGTAAAGCTTCATTGAGGGGTAAATTGAATGAAGAAGGCCTTTATGAAGTTTTGTCCCATTTGAAAATACATAATCATGCATTCACTAGGATAGAGtggagtcatcatcatcgttcAGAGAGGAGAATTTCAAATGCAAAGGATAAAGCTATTGAAGATATGCTATCTTCTGGGATGAGACCTATTGATTCTTATCGTTATATGGTACATGAAGCTGGGGGAGAGAAAGATGTCGATCATACTTTGACGGATCACTTGAATTTTGTGAACTGTTGGAAAATGAATGCAATAGAAGGAGGGGTGCGCAAAAAGTAA